The following proteins are encoded in a genomic region of Thermovenabulum gondwanense:
- a CDS encoding TIGR03826 family flagellar region protein produces MELRNCPVCGKVFLYTTRNLCPECTAKEEEDFKKVRDYLYEVPAATMDEISEKTGVPVKKILDFLKEGRLILKKNNINILLKCERCGEPILTGRYCDKCVEEMKKGFGIRGDNPLEKRSDMKGKIHITRYRRDEN; encoded by the coding sequence TTGGAACTCAGAAATTGTCCTGTATGCGGGAAGGTGTTTTTGTACACAACGAGAAACCTTTGTCCCGAATGTACTGCAAAGGAAGAAGAGGATTTTAAAAAGGTGAGGGACTACCTTTACGAAGTTCCGGCAGCTACGATGGATGAAATATCGGAAAAAACCGGAGTGCCCGTAAAAAAGATTCTGGACTTTTTAAAGGAAGGAAGACTTATATTAAAGAAGAACAACATCAACATCCTTTTAAAATGTGAAAGATGCGGGGAACCGATACTTACGGGAAGGTACTGCGATAAATGTGTGGAGGAAATGAAAAAAGGGTTTGGAATTCGCGGAGATAACCCTTTGGAAAAACGAAGCGATATGAAGGGCAAAATACATATTACCCGGTACAGAAGGGATGAAAATTAG
- a CDS encoding ComF family protein has product MVDFLKKIAESFLNALYPVKINCTFCGKKIEKGIPVCGECLSKLEIISSPFCEKCGKPLYNDLSSYCYDCKRKKHYFEKARAYGVYEGVLKGLIHEFKYNKDRRFSAFFGEKLFEAYERSGFSDIDLIVPVPLHKKREEKRGFNQSLLLAKELGERAKIEVRDTLIRIRNTGHQTALPREKRDENVRDAFRINAGYPVEGKNVLLVDDVYTTGNTADECAKALLSGGARKVYVITLARG; this is encoded by the coding sequence ATGGTAGATTTTCTGAAAAAAATTGCAGAATCATTTTTAAATGCCCTGTACCCTGTTAAAATAAACTGCACCTTTTGCGGCAAAAAAATCGAAAAGGGCATACCCGTTTGCGGGGAATGCCTTTCAAAGTTAGAAATTATTTCCTCTCCCTTTTGCGAAAAATGCGGGAAACCCCTTTATAATGATTTATCTTCTTACTGCTATGATTGCAAAAGGAAAAAACATTATTTTGAGAAGGCCAGGGCATACGGGGTGTACGAAGGGGTGTTGAAAGGGCTGATTCATGAGTTTAAATATAATAAAGATAGAAGGTTTTCTGCTTTTTTTGGCGAAAAATTGTTTGAGGCGTATGAAAGGTCGGGATTTTCCGATATTGACCTTATTGTACCGGTACCCCTCCATAAGAAGCGGGAAGAAAAAAGGGGATTCAACCAATCCCTGCTTCTTGCAAAGGAGCTGGGAGAAAGGGCAAAAATAGAGGTGAGGGATACATTAATAAGAATAAGAAATACCGGGCACCAGACCGCCCTGCCGAGGGAGAAACGGGATGAAAATGTAAGGGATGCCTTCAGGATTAATGCTGGTTACCCGGTAGAAGGCAAAAACGTACTTTTGGTAGACGATGTCTACACTACCGGGAATACGGCTGACGAGTGTGCGAAAGCCCTTCTTTCGGGAGGGGCAAGAAAAGTATACGTAATAACCTTAGCGAGAGGGTAA
- the hpf gene encoding ribosome hibernation-promoting factor, HPF/YfiA family translates to MRISVSGISNFEVTPALRDYAEKKIGRLSRHFNYLNNDSIEAKVKMHVENGRHIVEVTLSTGDLLLRGEEENKDMYAAIDLVADKLDKQIEKYKTKLVRSLRKNIPREATVLEDLNRDMEKEEEEKFRVVKIKRFPVKPMSVDEAILQMDLLGHNFFVFNNAETEEINVVYRRKDGNYGLIAPEY, encoded by the coding sequence ATGAGAATTTCCGTAAGCGGAATCAGTAATTTTGAGGTTACTCCTGCCTTGAGGGACTATGCGGAAAAAAAGATCGGGAGGCTTTCAAGGCACTTCAATTACCTGAACAACGACAGTATAGAGGCTAAGGTCAAAATGCATGTGGAAAACGGAAGGCACATTGTGGAGGTAACCCTTTCCACAGGGGATTTACTTTTAAGGGGAGAAGAGGAAAACAAAGACATGTATGCGGCTATTGACCTTGTAGCCGATAAATTGGATAAACAAATTGAAAAATACAAGACAAAGCTGGTAAGGTCGTTAAGAAAAAATATCCCGAGAGAAGCTACCGTCCTTGAGGATCTAAACAGGGATATGGAAAAAGAGGAAGAAGAAAAATTCAGGGTAGTAAAAATAAAAAGATTTCCGGTAAAGCCTATGAGCGTTGATGAGGCTATCCTGCAGATGGACCTTTTAGGACACAACTTTTTCGTATTTAACAATGCTGAAACGGAAGAAATAAACGTGGTTTACAGAAGAAAAGATGGCAATTACGGTTTGATAGCCCCGGAGTATTAA